In Dermacentor silvarum isolate Dsil-2018 chromosome 2, BIME_Dsil_1.4, whole genome shotgun sequence, the following proteins share a genomic window:
- the LOC119442484 gene encoding transmembrane ascorbate-dependent reductase CYB561 isoform X1: MSNRRVITNSCGAGDCEYVLLQDATMKMEPYDRDLNVGQDLRGFTLGYGLTQLLGLGCVLMVVVWTSHYFGGFSGPSNPKTEFNYHPVFMVLGMVFLYGNGILVYRALRSERKSRLKLLHGALHALAFLSSVVALKTVFDSHNLASPPIPNLYSLHSWMGLLTVILFSAQLLCGFVAFLFPGVRQWLRAQYLPLHIYFGLAVFVLAVATALMGILEKLLFTLKANYQTLPGEAVLGHMIAVCMVCFAAMVVYLTTRTSYRRTPLPEEATLPLQAHTPTD, from the exons ATGTCAAATAGGAGAGTGATTACTAACTCTTGCGGTGCTGGCGACTGTGAATATGTATTGCTTCAAGACGCAACAAT GAAGATGGAACCATATGATCGTGATCTGAACGTCGGCCAGGACCTACGAGGGTTCACTCTTGGCTATGGACTGACCCAGCTGCTTGGACTGGGCTGTGTCCTCATGGTGGTGGTTTGGACGAGCCACTACTTTGGCGGCTTCTCTGGCCCCAGCAATCCCAAGACGGAGTTCAACTACCACCCAGTCTTCATGGTTCTGGGCATGGTTTTTCTTTATGGGAATG GCATCCTGGTATACCGTGCACTGAGGAGTGAGCGCAAGTCACGCCTCAAACTGCTGCATGGTGCCCTGCATGCCCTGGCTTTCCTGTCTTCAGTGGTGGCCCTGAAGACTGTCTTTGACTCGCACAACCTGGCCAGTCCACCCATTCCCAACCTCTATTCGCTCCACAGCTGGATGGGGCTGCTCACCGTGATCCTCTTTTCTGCGCAG CTACTGTGTGGATTCGTGGCTTTCTTGTTTCCTGGAGTGCGCCAGTGGTTGCGAGCTCAGTACCTGCCTCTGCACATCTACTTTGGACTGGCCGTTTTTGTGCTTGCTGTGGCCACTGCACTAATGGGGATCCTGGAGAAGCTCCTCTTCACGCT GAAAGCAAACTACCAAACGCTACCTGGCGAGGCTGTGCTTGGCCACATGATAGCGGTGTGCATGGTGTGCTTTGCCGCCATGGTGGTGTACCTGACCACTCGAACATCATACCGTCGAACGCCTTTGCCAGAGGAGGCGACACTGCCTTTGCAAGCACACACACCCACTGATTAA
- the LOC119442484 gene encoding transmembrane ascorbate-dependent reductase CYB561 isoform X3 gives MEPYDRDLNVGQDLRGFTLGYGLTQLLGLGCVLMVVVWTSHYFGGFSGPSNPKTEFNYHPVFMVLGMVFLYGNGILVYRALRSERKSRLKLLHGALHALAFLSSVVALKTVFDSHNLASPPIPNLYSLHSWMGLLTVILFSAQLLCGFVAFLFPGVRQWLRAQYLPLHIYFGLAVFVLAVATALMGILEKLLFTLKANYQTLPGEAVLGHMIAVCMVCFAAMVVYLTTRTSYRRTPLPEEATLPLQAHTPTD, from the exons ATGGAACCATATGATCGTGATCTGAACGTCGGCCAGGACCTACGAGGGTTCACTCTTGGCTATGGACTGACCCAGCTGCTTGGACTGGGCTGTGTCCTCATGGTGGTGGTTTGGACGAGCCACTACTTTGGCGGCTTCTCTGGCCCCAGCAATCCCAAGACGGAGTTCAACTACCACCCAGTCTTCATGGTTCTGGGCATGGTTTTTCTTTATGGGAATG GCATCCTGGTATACCGTGCACTGAGGAGTGAGCGCAAGTCACGCCTCAAACTGCTGCATGGTGCCCTGCATGCCCTGGCTTTCCTGTCTTCAGTGGTGGCCCTGAAGACTGTCTTTGACTCGCACAACCTGGCCAGTCCACCCATTCCCAACCTCTATTCGCTCCACAGCTGGATGGGGCTGCTCACCGTGATCCTCTTTTCTGCGCAG CTACTGTGTGGATTCGTGGCTTTCTTGTTTCCTGGAGTGCGCCAGTGGTTGCGAGCTCAGTACCTGCCTCTGCACATCTACTTTGGACTGGCCGTTTTTGTGCTTGCTGTGGCCACTGCACTAATGGGGATCCTGGAGAAGCTCCTCTTCACGCT GAAAGCAAACTACCAAACGCTACCTGGCGAGGCTGTGCTTGGCCACATGATAGCGGTGTGCATGGTGTGCTTTGCCGCCATGGTGGTGTACCTGACCACTCGAACATCATACCGTCGAACGCCTTTGCCAGAGGAGGCGACACTGCCTTTGCAAGCACACACACCCACTGATTAA
- the LOC119442484 gene encoding transmembrane ascorbate-dependent reductase CYB561 isoform X2: MYTEGRPPFVERPFGPPRKMEPYDRDLNVGQDLRGFTLGYGLTQLLGLGCVLMVVVWTSHYFGGFSGPSNPKTEFNYHPVFMVLGMVFLYGNGILVYRALRSERKSRLKLLHGALHALAFLSSVVALKTVFDSHNLASPPIPNLYSLHSWMGLLTVILFSAQLLCGFVAFLFPGVRQWLRAQYLPLHIYFGLAVFVLAVATALMGILEKLLFTLKANYQTLPGEAVLGHMIAVCMVCFAAMVVYLTTRTSYRRTPLPEEATLPLQAHTPTD, encoded by the exons ATGTATACCGAGGGTAGACCTCCGTTTGTCGAAAGGCCTTTTGGTCCACCAAG GAAGATGGAACCATATGATCGTGATCTGAACGTCGGCCAGGACCTACGAGGGTTCACTCTTGGCTATGGACTGACCCAGCTGCTTGGACTGGGCTGTGTCCTCATGGTGGTGGTTTGGACGAGCCACTACTTTGGCGGCTTCTCTGGCCCCAGCAATCCCAAGACGGAGTTCAACTACCACCCAGTCTTCATGGTTCTGGGCATGGTTTTTCTTTATGGGAATG GCATCCTGGTATACCGTGCACTGAGGAGTGAGCGCAAGTCACGCCTCAAACTGCTGCATGGTGCCCTGCATGCCCTGGCTTTCCTGTCTTCAGTGGTGGCCCTGAAGACTGTCTTTGACTCGCACAACCTGGCCAGTCCACCCATTCCCAACCTCTATTCGCTCCACAGCTGGATGGGGCTGCTCACCGTGATCCTCTTTTCTGCGCAG CTACTGTGTGGATTCGTGGCTTTCTTGTTTCCTGGAGTGCGCCAGTGGTTGCGAGCTCAGTACCTGCCTCTGCACATCTACTTTGGACTGGCCGTTTTTGTGCTTGCTGTGGCCACTGCACTAATGGGGATCCTGGAGAAGCTCCTCTTCACGCT GAAAGCAAACTACCAAACGCTACCTGGCGAGGCTGTGCTTGGCCACATGATAGCGGTGTGCATGGTGTGCTTTGCCGCCATGGTGGTGTACCTGACCACTCGAACATCATACCGTCGAACGCCTTTGCCAGAGGAGGCGACACTGCCTTTGCAAGCACACACACCCACTGATTAA